The following coding sequences lie in one Monomorium pharaonis isolate MP-MQ-018 chromosome 1, ASM1337386v2, whole genome shotgun sequence genomic window:
- the LOC105837514 gene encoding neuronal acetylcholine receptor subunit alpha-7 isoform X5: MSPPPVPLLRYGLLLIIAFGNGICDEHEYRLTKHLLDGYDAGVRPAKNSSQPLLVVFGLSLHHIIDVDEKNQILTTNCWVTQVWTDHHLKWNVSEFAGIRVIRVPYNRVWRPDTILYNNADPQYSSAVINTNVIVSHTGEVVWLSHGIFRSSCDINVEFFPFDEQRCALKWASWTYDGYQLELERQSEQGDVSNYQANGEFHLLDFTARRNVEYYSCCEEPYPDITYEIRLRRRPMFYVFNLILPCILINGVALLVFYVPSESGEKVTLGISALLSMTVFLMTIRETLPPTEKTPLISLYYGVSICLVSFASGLAVVTLNLHHRGVRGIRVPRIVRSLVLDKLARIVFLNFQEENRSVKRMSRRNNSREERTIVRCTASPNRSSTYPRNMYREKTIVPALVPV; this comes from the exons GTATTTGCGATGAGCATGAATACAGACTGACAAAGCATTTGTTAGACGGATATGACGCCGGAGTGAGGCCAGCTAAAAATTCGTCCCAACCTCTGCTCGTGGTTTTTGGACTGTCTCTTCATCATATTATTGATGTC GATGAAAAGAACCAGATACTTACGACCAACTGTTGGGTTACGCAGGTTTGGACCGATCATCACTTGAAATGGAATGTCTCGGAATTCGCTGGAATTCGAGTAATCCGAGTTCCCTACAATCGTGTCTGGCGACCTGACACGATTTTGTACAACAA TGCGGACCCACAATATAGTTCAGCGGTCATCAATACAAACGTGATCGTCAGTCACACGGGCGAGGTGGTCTGGCTGAGCCATGGTATCTTTCGCAGCAGCTGCGATATAAATGTGGAATTCTTTCCCTTTGACGAGCAACGATGTGCCCTCAAATGGGCCTCCTGGACGTATGACGGGTACCAA CTCGAGCTGGAGCGACAGAGCGAGCAGGGGGACGTAAGCAATTATCAGGCGAACGGCGAGTTCCATCTTCTAGACTTCACCGCCCGGAGAAATGTCGAGTACTACTCCTGCTGCGAGGAGCCGTACCCGGACATCACTTACGAGATACGTCTGCGACGACGTCCCATGTTCTACGTCTTCAACCTGATCTTGCCCTGCATACTAATCAACGGCGTCG CCTTGCTGGTGTTCTACGTGCCCTCCGAGTCAGGGGAAAAAGTCACCCTCGGCATCTCGGCCCTTCTTTCCATGACGGTATTTCTGATGACCATTCGTGAAACTTTGCCGCCCACGGAGAAGACGCCGCTGATAA GTCTTTACTATGGCGTCAGCATTTGCTTGGTGTCGTTTGCATCTGGTTTGGCGGTCGTGACATTGAATTTACATCACCGTGGTGTGCGGGGCATACGCGTACCGAGGATCGTGAGGTCGCTGGTCTTAGACAAATTAGCCAGGATAGTATTTCTGAATTTCCAAGAGGAGAATAGATCGGTAAAACGGAT GAGCCGGCGGAACAATTCCCGAGAAGAAAGAACAATTGTCCGTTGCACTGCAAGCCCGAACCGGAGCAGCACGTATCCCCGAAATATGTATCGAGAAAAGACGATAGTCCCAGCTCTAGTCCCAGTCTAG
- the LOC105837514 gene encoding neuronal acetylcholine receptor subunit alpha-10 isoform X3 — MSPPPVPLLRYGLLLIIAFGNGICDEHEYRLTKHLLDGYDAGVRPAKNSSQPLLVVFGLSLHHIIDVDEKNQILTTNCWVTQVWTDHHLKWNVSEFAGIRVIRVPYNRVWRPDTILYNNADPQYSSAVINTNVIVSHTGEVVWLSHGIFRSSCDINVEFFPFDEQRCALKWASWTYDGYQLELERQSEQGDVSNYQANGEFHLLDFTARRNVEYYSCCEEPYPDITYEIRLRRRPMFYVFNLILPCILINGVALLVFYVPSESGEKVTLGISALLSMTVFLMTIRETLPPTEKTPLISLYYGVSICLVSFASGLAVVTLNLHHRGVRGIRVPRIVRSLVLDKLARIVFLNFQEENRSQEPAEQFPRRKNNCPLHCKPEPEQHVSPKYVSRKDDSPSSSPSLDLGKEGGLEAHWSRVLGRVHATIERNERRLVEQDRRERTELDWKQVALVSDRALLCVFFLTTVISTAVILCGSPPTPDVPKDG; from the exons GTATTTGCGATGAGCATGAATACAGACTGACAAAGCATTTGTTAGACGGATATGACGCCGGAGTGAGGCCAGCTAAAAATTCGTCCCAACCTCTGCTCGTGGTTTTTGGACTGTCTCTTCATCATATTATTGATGTC GATGAAAAGAACCAGATACTTACGACCAACTGTTGGGTTACGCAGGTTTGGACCGATCATCACTTGAAATGGAATGTCTCGGAATTCGCTGGAATTCGAGTAATCCGAGTTCCCTACAATCGTGTCTGGCGACCTGACACGATTTTGTACAACAA TGCGGACCCACAATATAGTTCAGCGGTCATCAATACAAACGTGATCGTCAGTCACACGGGCGAGGTGGTCTGGCTGAGCCATGGTATCTTTCGCAGCAGCTGCGATATAAATGTGGAATTCTTTCCCTTTGACGAGCAACGATGTGCCCTCAAATGGGCCTCCTGGACGTATGACGGGTACCAA CTCGAGCTGGAGCGACAGAGCGAGCAGGGGGACGTAAGCAATTATCAGGCGAACGGCGAGTTCCATCTTCTAGACTTCACCGCCCGGAGAAATGTCGAGTACTACTCCTGCTGCGAGGAGCCGTACCCGGACATCACTTACGAGATACGTCTGCGACGACGTCCCATGTTCTACGTCTTCAACCTGATCTTGCCCTGCATACTAATCAACGGCGTCG CCTTGCTGGTGTTCTACGTGCCCTCCGAGTCAGGGGAAAAAGTCACCCTCGGCATCTCGGCCCTTCTTTCCATGACGGTATTTCTGATGACCATTCGTGAAACTTTGCCGCCCACGGAGAAGACGCCGCTGATAA GTCTTTACTATGGCGTCAGCATTTGCTTGGTGTCGTTTGCATCTGGTTTGGCGGTCGTGACATTGAATTTACATCACCGTGGTGTGCGGGGCATACGCGTACCGAGGATCGTGAGGTCGCTGGTCTTAGACAAATTAGCCAGGATAGTATTTCTGAATTTCCAAGAGGAGAATAGATCG CAGGAGCCGGCGGAACAATTCCCGAGAAGAAAGAACAATTGTCCGTTGCACTGCAAGCCCGAACCGGAGCAGCACGTATCCCCGAAATATGTATCGAGAAAAGACGATAGTCCCAGCTCTAGTCCCAGTCTAG ATCTCGGAAAAGAAGGCGGCCTTGAGGCGCATTGGTCCCGGGTCCTGGGAAGAGTGCACGCGACCATCGAGAGGAATGAACGGCGCCTGGTTGAGCAGGACCGTCGAGAAAGGACAGAGTTAGACTGGAAACAGGTCGCTCTGGTCAGTGATCGTGCCCTGTTGtgcgttttttttcttacgaCCGTCATCAGCACAGCGGTGATTTTATGTGGCTCGCCTCCAACCCCGGATGTGCCCAAAGATGGGTAA
- the LOC105837514 gene encoding neuronal acetylcholine receptor subunit alpha-7 isoform X4 yields MSPPPVPLLRYGLLLIIAFGNGICDEHEYRLTKHLLDGYDAGVRPAKNSSQPLLVVFGLSLHHIIDVDEKNQILTTNCWVTQVWTDHHLKWNVSEFAGIRVIRVPYNRVWRPDTILYNNADPQYSSAVINTNVIVSHTGEVVWLSHGIFRSSCDINVEFFPFDEQRCALKWASWTYDGYQLELERQSEQGDVSNYQANGEFHLLDFTARRNVEYYSCCEEPYPDITYEIRLRRRPMFYVFNLILPCILINGVALLVFYVPSESGEKVTLGISALLSMTVFLMTIRETLPPTEKTPLISLYYGVSICLVSFASGLAVVTLNLHHRGVRGIRVPRIVRSLVLDKLARIVFLNFQEENRSEPAEQFPRRKNNCPLHCKPEPEQHVSPKYVSRKDDSPSSSPSLDLGKEGGLEAHWSRVLGRVHATIERNERRLVEQDRRERTELDWKQVALVSDRALLCVFFLTTVISTAVILCGSPPTPDVPKDG; encoded by the exons GTATTTGCGATGAGCATGAATACAGACTGACAAAGCATTTGTTAGACGGATATGACGCCGGAGTGAGGCCAGCTAAAAATTCGTCCCAACCTCTGCTCGTGGTTTTTGGACTGTCTCTTCATCATATTATTGATGTC GATGAAAAGAACCAGATACTTACGACCAACTGTTGGGTTACGCAGGTTTGGACCGATCATCACTTGAAATGGAATGTCTCGGAATTCGCTGGAATTCGAGTAATCCGAGTTCCCTACAATCGTGTCTGGCGACCTGACACGATTTTGTACAACAA TGCGGACCCACAATATAGTTCAGCGGTCATCAATACAAACGTGATCGTCAGTCACACGGGCGAGGTGGTCTGGCTGAGCCATGGTATCTTTCGCAGCAGCTGCGATATAAATGTGGAATTCTTTCCCTTTGACGAGCAACGATGTGCCCTCAAATGGGCCTCCTGGACGTATGACGGGTACCAA CTCGAGCTGGAGCGACAGAGCGAGCAGGGGGACGTAAGCAATTATCAGGCGAACGGCGAGTTCCATCTTCTAGACTTCACCGCCCGGAGAAATGTCGAGTACTACTCCTGCTGCGAGGAGCCGTACCCGGACATCACTTACGAGATACGTCTGCGACGACGTCCCATGTTCTACGTCTTCAACCTGATCTTGCCCTGCATACTAATCAACGGCGTCG CCTTGCTGGTGTTCTACGTGCCCTCCGAGTCAGGGGAAAAAGTCACCCTCGGCATCTCGGCCCTTCTTTCCATGACGGTATTTCTGATGACCATTCGTGAAACTTTGCCGCCCACGGAGAAGACGCCGCTGATAA GTCTTTACTATGGCGTCAGCATTTGCTTGGTGTCGTTTGCATCTGGTTTGGCGGTCGTGACATTGAATTTACATCACCGTGGTGTGCGGGGCATACGCGTACCGAGGATCGTGAGGTCGCTGGTCTTAGACAAATTAGCCAGGATAGTATTTCTGAATTTCCAAGAGGAGAATAGATCG GAGCCGGCGGAACAATTCCCGAGAAGAAAGAACAATTGTCCGTTGCACTGCAAGCCCGAACCGGAGCAGCACGTATCCCCGAAATATGTATCGAGAAAAGACGATAGTCCCAGCTCTAGTCCCAGTCTAG ATCTCGGAAAAGAAGGCGGCCTTGAGGCGCATTGGTCCCGGGTCCTGGGAAGAGTGCACGCGACCATCGAGAGGAATGAACGGCGCCTGGTTGAGCAGGACCGTCGAGAAAGGACAGAGTTAGACTGGAAACAGGTCGCTCTGGTCAGTGATCGTGCCCTGTTGtgcgttttttttcttacgaCCGTCATCAGCACAGCGGTGATTTTATGTGGCTCGCCTCCAACCCCGGATGTGCCCAAAGATGGGTAA
- the LOC105837514 gene encoding neuronal acetylcholine receptor subunit alpha-10 isoform X1 has product MSPPPVPLLRYGLLLIIAFGNGICDEHEYRLTKHLLDGYDAGVRPAKNSSQPLLVVFGLSLHHIIDVDEKNQILTTNCWVTQVWTDHHLKWNVSEFAGIRVIRVPYNRVWRPDTILYNNADPQYSSAVINTNVIVSHTGEVVWLSHGIFRSSCDINVEFFPFDEQRCALKWASWTYDGYQLELERQSEQGDVSNYQANGEFHLLDFTARRNVEYYSCCEEPYPDITYEIRLRRRPMFYVFNLILPCILINGVALLVFYVPSESGEKVTLGISALLSMTVFLMTIRETLPPTEKTPLISLYYGVSICLVSFASGLAVVTLNLHHRGVRGIRVPRIVRSLVLDKLARIVFLNFQEENRSVKRMHQEPAEQFPRRKNNCPLHCKPEPEQHVSPKYVSRKDDSPSSSPSLDLGKEGGLEAHWSRVLGRVHATIERNERRLVEQDRRERTELDWKQVALVSDRALLCVFFLTTVISTAVILCGSPPTPDVPKDG; this is encoded by the exons GTATTTGCGATGAGCATGAATACAGACTGACAAAGCATTTGTTAGACGGATATGACGCCGGAGTGAGGCCAGCTAAAAATTCGTCCCAACCTCTGCTCGTGGTTTTTGGACTGTCTCTTCATCATATTATTGATGTC GATGAAAAGAACCAGATACTTACGACCAACTGTTGGGTTACGCAGGTTTGGACCGATCATCACTTGAAATGGAATGTCTCGGAATTCGCTGGAATTCGAGTAATCCGAGTTCCCTACAATCGTGTCTGGCGACCTGACACGATTTTGTACAACAA TGCGGACCCACAATATAGTTCAGCGGTCATCAATACAAACGTGATCGTCAGTCACACGGGCGAGGTGGTCTGGCTGAGCCATGGTATCTTTCGCAGCAGCTGCGATATAAATGTGGAATTCTTTCCCTTTGACGAGCAACGATGTGCCCTCAAATGGGCCTCCTGGACGTATGACGGGTACCAA CTCGAGCTGGAGCGACAGAGCGAGCAGGGGGACGTAAGCAATTATCAGGCGAACGGCGAGTTCCATCTTCTAGACTTCACCGCCCGGAGAAATGTCGAGTACTACTCCTGCTGCGAGGAGCCGTACCCGGACATCACTTACGAGATACGTCTGCGACGACGTCCCATGTTCTACGTCTTCAACCTGATCTTGCCCTGCATACTAATCAACGGCGTCG CCTTGCTGGTGTTCTACGTGCCCTCCGAGTCAGGGGAAAAAGTCACCCTCGGCATCTCGGCCCTTCTTTCCATGACGGTATTTCTGATGACCATTCGTGAAACTTTGCCGCCCACGGAGAAGACGCCGCTGATAA GTCTTTACTATGGCGTCAGCATTTGCTTGGTGTCGTTTGCATCTGGTTTGGCGGTCGTGACATTGAATTTACATCACCGTGGTGTGCGGGGCATACGCGTACCGAGGATCGTGAGGTCGCTGGTCTTAGACAAATTAGCCAGGATAGTATTTCTGAATTTCCAAGAGGAGAATAGATCGGTAAAACGGATGCAC CAGGAGCCGGCGGAACAATTCCCGAGAAGAAAGAACAATTGTCCGTTGCACTGCAAGCCCGAACCGGAGCAGCACGTATCCCCGAAATATGTATCGAGAAAAGACGATAGTCCCAGCTCTAGTCCCAGTCTAG ATCTCGGAAAAGAAGGCGGCCTTGAGGCGCATTGGTCCCGGGTCCTGGGAAGAGTGCACGCGACCATCGAGAGGAATGAACGGCGCCTGGTTGAGCAGGACCGTCGAGAAAGGACAGAGTTAGACTGGAAACAGGTCGCTCTGGTCAGTGATCGTGCCCTGTTGtgcgttttttttcttacgaCCGTCATCAGCACAGCGGTGATTTTATGTGGCTCGCCTCCAACCCCGGATGTGCCCAAAGATGGGTAA
- the LOC105837514 gene encoding neuronal acetylcholine receptor subunit alpha-10 isoform X2, whose amino-acid sequence MSPPPVPLLRYGLLLIIAFGNGICDEHEYRLTKHLLDGYDAGVRPAKNSSQPLLVVFGLSLHHIIDVDEKNQILTTNCWVTQVWTDHHLKWNVSEFAGIRVIRVPYNRVWRPDTILYNNADPQYSSAVINTNVIVSHTGEVVWLSHGIFRSSCDINVEFFPFDEQRCALKWASWTYDGYQLELERQSEQGDVSNYQANGEFHLLDFTARRNVEYYSCCEEPYPDITYEIRLRRRPMFYVFNLILPCILINGVALLVFYVPSESGEKVTLGISALLSMTVFLMTIRETLPPTEKTPLISLYYGVSICLVSFASGLAVVTLNLHHRGVRGIRVPRIVRSLVLDKLARIVFLNFQEENRSVKRMHEPAEQFPRRKNNCPLHCKPEPEQHVSPKYVSRKDDSPSSSPSLDLGKEGGLEAHWSRVLGRVHATIERNERRLVEQDRRERTELDWKQVALVSDRALLCVFFLTTVISTAVILCGSPPTPDVPKDG is encoded by the exons GTATTTGCGATGAGCATGAATACAGACTGACAAAGCATTTGTTAGACGGATATGACGCCGGAGTGAGGCCAGCTAAAAATTCGTCCCAACCTCTGCTCGTGGTTTTTGGACTGTCTCTTCATCATATTATTGATGTC GATGAAAAGAACCAGATACTTACGACCAACTGTTGGGTTACGCAGGTTTGGACCGATCATCACTTGAAATGGAATGTCTCGGAATTCGCTGGAATTCGAGTAATCCGAGTTCCCTACAATCGTGTCTGGCGACCTGACACGATTTTGTACAACAA TGCGGACCCACAATATAGTTCAGCGGTCATCAATACAAACGTGATCGTCAGTCACACGGGCGAGGTGGTCTGGCTGAGCCATGGTATCTTTCGCAGCAGCTGCGATATAAATGTGGAATTCTTTCCCTTTGACGAGCAACGATGTGCCCTCAAATGGGCCTCCTGGACGTATGACGGGTACCAA CTCGAGCTGGAGCGACAGAGCGAGCAGGGGGACGTAAGCAATTATCAGGCGAACGGCGAGTTCCATCTTCTAGACTTCACCGCCCGGAGAAATGTCGAGTACTACTCCTGCTGCGAGGAGCCGTACCCGGACATCACTTACGAGATACGTCTGCGACGACGTCCCATGTTCTACGTCTTCAACCTGATCTTGCCCTGCATACTAATCAACGGCGTCG CCTTGCTGGTGTTCTACGTGCCCTCCGAGTCAGGGGAAAAAGTCACCCTCGGCATCTCGGCCCTTCTTTCCATGACGGTATTTCTGATGACCATTCGTGAAACTTTGCCGCCCACGGAGAAGACGCCGCTGATAA GTCTTTACTATGGCGTCAGCATTTGCTTGGTGTCGTTTGCATCTGGTTTGGCGGTCGTGACATTGAATTTACATCACCGTGGTGTGCGGGGCATACGCGTACCGAGGATCGTGAGGTCGCTGGTCTTAGACAAATTAGCCAGGATAGTATTTCTGAATTTCCAAGAGGAGAATAGATCGGTAAAACGGATGCAC GAGCCGGCGGAACAATTCCCGAGAAGAAAGAACAATTGTCCGTTGCACTGCAAGCCCGAACCGGAGCAGCACGTATCCCCGAAATATGTATCGAGAAAAGACGATAGTCCCAGCTCTAGTCCCAGTCTAG ATCTCGGAAAAGAAGGCGGCCTTGAGGCGCATTGGTCCCGGGTCCTGGGAAGAGTGCACGCGACCATCGAGAGGAATGAACGGCGCCTGGTTGAGCAGGACCGTCGAGAAAGGACAGAGTTAGACTGGAAACAGGTCGCTCTGGTCAGTGATCGTGCCCTGTTGtgcgttttttttcttacgaCCGTCATCAGCACAGCGGTGATTTTATGTGGCTCGCCTCCAACCCCGGATGTGCCCAAAGATGGGTAA
- the LOC105837681 gene encoding calmodulin-like protein 4: MARYFREEDIDEFRECFYLFARSGQIRTLDELTIIMRSLGLSPTIAELNKYMKDKGGKMSFADFLEVMHLQTRAEDLPKEVIRAFQAADTSHSGTIPARQLAHMLLNWGEQLSSKEVEQIFREANVSLNGHVKYEDFVKIACAPVPDYY; encoded by the exons ATG GCACGCTACTTCCGAGAAGAGGATATAGACG AGTTCCGAGAGTGCTTCTATCTGTTTGCTCGAAGCGGTCAGATTCGCACGCTCGATGAGCTCACTATAATTATGAGATCCTTAGGATTAAGCCCAACCATTGCAGAATTGAACAAGTACATGAAGGACAAAG GTGGAAAGATGTCTTTTGCTGATTTTCTGGAAGTCATGCATCTTCAGACTCGTGCGGAGGATCTACCGAAAGAAGTGATTAGAGCCTTTCAAGCTGCAGATACCTCTCACAGTGGCACTATTCCAGCACGGCAGTTGGCACATATGTTGCTTAACTGGGGAGAACAATTGAGCAGCAAAGAAG TGGAACAAATCTTCCGCGAAGCCAATGTGTCTCTGAACGGACACGTGAAGTACGAAGACTTTGTTAAAATAGCCTGTGCACCTGTACCTGACTATTATTAA